Below is a window of Humulus lupulus chromosome 2, drHumLupu1.1, whole genome shotgun sequence DNA.
CCCCTAATTAATCCTCACAAAAAACATAGTAAGTACCTTATTATACCACTCAAGTACCAAAGTTTGATATAAAATTTGGTAATTGGTActctacatacatacatacatgcatATACTATTCTTCATTTTTGatataaaatcataaattggCTTTATTAAATAGgcaatatattttataactcaaaaatattttttgagaAGTTTGAAGCAGTTGTCCCAACGGGTTTATGATCTGTCGCGACAACTTATTTTTTCCAGATTTGTTTTCTTAAGTGTTAATTCTCTAGAAATCATCATATATGTTTATgacaattttttatttgaaatttcctCTATATATGTTGATATTCGCTGAGAAAAGATTGATGACTAGCTCTGAAAAGAAAGATTTAAAAAATGTAGTTTCATTTTTTTGGAAAATGAAACTTTGtgtaataaagaaaaaaaatttcaattttcttcatttaaataatattctatgatattctaataatttaCTGTCACGGGCTAAACTAGAAAAAGATTAGAAATtcaatttatcaaaaaattcgttGGAATGAACTTAGACAGTCAGTCTATCCATATACACTATCTGATGAGTTAGTTTTCCAATCTGTAACAACATAATCTGACAAACTGATGTAATTTTCTAAATAAAGAATTTGTGCAATTCTCtcttttatttttgcagattGCTTTGAAAGACCATTTcagctataaataaaggaccaagGAGCCACAAATCTTTAACTCTTccacttctcattttttaatatcATTTGTATTTTTTAGAGTCATTTTTGTGAGATTAAGAGTAGATATATTATTCTAGTATCTAGGAGTTGTGTAGCTTCCTTTTGTATTCATCTATTTCGTGTAGAAACATGTATCATCCATTGATAACGAGTTCAAcaatcttcgggagaagattttttgcTAAGACTTTCTTCAAGAGGAAGAAAACATTTATCAACCTTTGAAGGAAGTTCAAGAGCATTGGTGTACAAAAGCTTGCGACATAAGTATAGATGAAGTCTATCTATCTATAAGTCAATTGTGATTTTGTACTTTGTGATGCCTTACTAATTAGTTTCATTTCTAGGCATGACCCCGTAGACTAGGTttttccgaaccacgtaaaagctCTCTggtgattattttttttatactcATTTTTTATTTCTGTAATAATCTGTTCAAACAACTGACTTAGTTATTATTAGATCAGATTCAGATTCTGTCAAACTAACTTAATCACTATTCCGCAATCAATTAAGTTGCTGAATTTAATTACTTGGTAAATATTAAAATACCAAATTTCATTGTACACAAACTGTTGgtctttattgatcaaatcagagattatgcgcagcggaacaacaatcaaattgtcagattaatcccataagatttttagatctacttcttcacactcatatatatattgaatcaaggacaagaatagaaaaattacctcaggtccttccttgctgctatcttttcgtatggctgaattcttgagatctcacaccaagatcttccaaaatgttctcaggcacacaaagaacgagtgtgggctcgctatacaaataataggcaataactatttatcagatgttctcaacacatgagatctgataaagtttggacctaggttttgtgaagaacaatgacctttgtttttgtcactgttctcttttctctgagagaatcctagatatttttctatccctgaaaaattactttctgtgaaaactgatatccaatatttaataatatccaatatattaaaataattgttattttaaacaaattcaaaataactgatcagttatcagatttttgtttaaataataatattttaatcatattaaaatatctcattatttatttaatatttaaataactaaaattgtggaatcaagagactaagtccatctcttatgcgtgtaggcactgtgccacacgtgtaccacatgcttgTGCAgtcatgtgatttttcccaatttttattattatttaaataccaaaaatccaaaaaataaattaattcaaaataaattatatttttgataaatcaaatcattaattaattcttaattaattaattacacataattaaacaataattatgtttgatacatagaaaaatattttacttatcacataagttctttttgcccatttttgcatTTGCCTTtaacagtgattgtttgagccatttcggggaccatggacctataacattaagctccaataaattgaaactaaataattaagctctttaattataatagttaatttattaattatgatattactccactataaattcagaattgcactctttatgttatagatatatttttacagaaatctttttcttaagtcatccattgatataaccatcttacaatagttcaaccctctaattaattagttcataaattagaatgggagaattaccatttaacctttctaatttacttcttattccttaagtaccattaattcactagtgaataattaatctataatctaattatagatttgagctcaaaatcattcagttctagaattaacccttaaggaaactactatacgatccgttaggaaagattagattccgtattgttgatacatgttcccagccatccatgatattaaatctccaaaacaaaagtcattagcctcattctttgaagagaccttaacgaataaatcaaaagatttaataaatatgaacaggagttcatgaacactcaggatttaggttaatctataaatgatcatctgttatgatatgaattacaagtctttattgttaaatggtttttggataaagactctaattcatatcggtccatgtcatatataatcatattatataaaacacatttaccgagatgtcttaccacatcaataatccgaatctagattatttgtatcattatgatactcagtaaaccgtacttacaactccaattaaagaattccataactttaatttgtcgttgttgactatttttattcattcatgtgatcttaattctctcgtactaatacaagatcacatcctcaataatgaatatggaatttttctgatatttacaaaattattcaaataataatttaacaatctaaatatgacaataataataaaccattgtatttatttatttatagaaaaaacaaatatctttacatgcttttagaacACACTCCTAACACAAACTTGATCCTTTCAAAACTTAGCTTTGAATCCAAGTTAGTTAAATGAGCATATAataatgtgtgtatatatatatatacataaaagtaTATATTTTCCACATAGAACTTTCTAATGGCTCTtcaaaaaggaaaaaagaagaaagCCCACAAGATCAAGTACTAAAAATATGTTACTTTTATAGTGTAGCCGCCTGGCGGCGTTTTTAAAGAAGCTTATTATATGAATAAACCAAAGCTAATTATAACATATAGTCAATATACACAATAGCCTAAACCCTTATATACAAAACGACCTTGAATATTTCAAAACCAAGCAATATAAAAGCAAGTTGGAGAAGGGTGGAGAggtattattatcatttttttattttaagttaggccaatttccaaaaaaaaaaaagatatatattgAAGACCCCACATTCATTCATTAACAATGGATGTATCTGAATGAATATAATTATTCATGATGATGGATCAATATATTAATCCAAAATAACAATATCTATAGGGTGTAGATTTGAGACTTGTAGCAGCTAGTTGGAGTTTTTTAAGAATTCAccgccaaaaaaataaaaatgaaaataaaaacagTTTAggataattaatattatattatcttgatatttcttttaaAGTATGATAGTAATATAGCATCTTCAGAATATGCCTGAACAAAAAATCAAAGTTATAGTAGTAACACGAAAAAAAAACTACTTAatgaatttattttaaaaaaaagtagaaTTAGAACACAACAATTTATTACATCATAAcataattactcaaaaatatatatgtaaagactttctaaaatattatatattgtcCCATTTTACTTGTGTAGTATAATAAAATGTGTAGCattttatttacatatatattgATCATTTTTGATATGTTCCTTTCTGTAACGTGGAAAATTGATCCAAGTTAGGTATAGATGTTCAAAAAACCTTATATACCATAGTCATTCATTAACAATAATATTTTCAAAGTCTAAGATAGAGACGtcacatatatccacattatatatatatatatatatatataaacaataaacaataaaattattttaagaaattaagGGGTAAGATACGTGAGAGAGATAAAGCATGCTAGTACATTGAATTGTGATTTGTAAGAGATAACACTAGCTAGGCGGCCAAGAAGCAAGTTGATTTACAATCAAGTACAATAACGTGCATCTATATAAGAAGCTCAAATATAAGATCAAAATACTCAATAATGGCTACCATTAACACATCTCCACCAATGGCTACTACTACAGTGCTTCTTTTGGGATTATTCGTAGTTGCAATTAATCTTAGCATTTCAGGTCTCTTTTTTCTCTAATTAATCTTCTCATTTATTTGTTATATACGCTTATTAACAATGCTCATATCTTTATAGTTCATGAGTTTCATATGGACCTTAACTCAAAAGGGTCACATATATATGTGGTGATTTGATGCATgttatattatgtgtatatatatgtgtacaGGTGCACAATCAGTGGGTGTTTGTTATGGAATGATGGGGAACAATCTACCATCAAAACAAGAAGTTGTAGCTCTATACAAGGCAAACAACATCAACAGAATGAGACTTTATGATCCAAACCATGAAGCTCTAAATGCTCTAAGAGGCTCAAACATAGAAGTCATACTTGGACTTCCAAACTCAGATCTCCAAAAGCTTGCAGACCCTTCTCAGGCAGCCTCATGGGTCAAAGAAAATGTGGTGAATTTCTGGCCAAGTGTGAGATTCAGGTACATTGCAGTTGGAAATGAAGTGAGTCCCATCAGTGGAGGCACAGCTTGGCTTGCTCAGTTTGTTCTACCAGCTTTGGTGAATGTGTTCAATGCAGTTAGATCAGCTGGTCTCCATGAACAAATCAAGGTCTCCACAGCCATTGACACAACACTAATAGGGAAGTCTTTTCCACCAACTGAAGGTGCTTTTAGAGGTGAC
It encodes the following:
- the LOC133819521 gene encoding glucan endo-1,3-beta-glucosidase, basic vacuolar isoform-like, giving the protein MATINTSPPMATTTVLLLGLFVVAINLSISGAQSVGVCYGMMGNNLPSKQEVVALYKANNINRMRLYDPNHEALNALRGSNIEVILGLPNSDLQKLADPSQAASWVKENVVNFWPSVRFRYIAVGNEVSPISGGTAWLAQFVLPALVNVFNAVRSAGLHEQIKVSTAIDTTLIGKSFPPTEGAFRGDIRAFIDPIIGHLVWAKTPLLANIYPYFSHKDNPGSVSLQYALFTSPNVVVWDKGLGYQNLFDAILDALYSSLEGAWGGSLDVVVSESGWPSAGGFATSDENARTYLSNLIRHVKKGTPKRPNKPIETYIFAMFNENNKNPEYEKHFGVFFPDKRPKYNLNFGGERIWDFSADHNATLPLASDM